The following proteins are co-located in the Chryseobacterium daecheongense genome:
- a CDS encoding NAD(P)H-dependent oxidoreductase, with amino-acid sequence MSLQETLQWRFATKSYNGKTVENEKVDQILEAIRMSPSSSGLQPFKVLVITNQELKEKLYPVSWEQKQILQASHLLVFAAWDEYTPERVNTFFEFSNKERNLPSSATDDYRLKLLGILEKRSKDQHFVGAAHQAYLALGFGLLAAADLKVDATPLEGFDSEAYDEILNLREQGLKSTVLLALGYRDTENDWLVNLKKVRRSNEELFIEIH; translated from the coding sequence ATGTCATTACAAGAAACATTACAATGGAGATTTGCCACAAAAAGCTATAATGGTAAAACAGTAGAAAATGAAAAGGTCGACCAGATCCTGGAAGCGATCCGGATGTCGCCTTCAAGTTCCGGTCTACAGCCTTTTAAGGTTTTGGTGATCACCAATCAGGAATTAAAAGAAAAGTTATATCCCGTATCATGGGAACAAAAACAGATTCTTCAGGCTTCTCACCTGCTGGTTTTTGCAGCATGGGATGAGTACACTCCGGAAAGAGTAAACACCTTTTTCGAATTTAGTAATAAAGAACGCAACCTGCCTTCCAGTGCCACCGATGACTACCGTTTAAAGCTTCTCGGCATTCTGGAAAAAAGAAGTAAAGACCAGCATTTTGTGGGTGCTGCCCATCAGGCTTACCTCGCATTAGGATTTGGCCTTCTTGCCGCAGCCGATCTGAAAGTAGATGCCACTCCTCTGGAAGGATTCGACAGTGAAGCCTATGATGAGATTCTTAATCTTCGTGAACAGGGATTAAAAAGTACGGTTCTCCTGGCGCTTGGATACAGAGATACAGAAAATGACTGGCTGGTGAACCTGAAAAAAGTAAGGAGATCCAATGAGGAGTTATTTATTGAGATTCATTAA
- a CDS encoding helix-turn-helix domain-containing protein — MKKDKIEISIKCQNHIRGVRDTMYLLDGKWKTLIISHLYYIGKMRFMDLKRQVEGIASKTLSKELKELEMNNLIKRTQNNTMPVSVDYELTCFGESLHTIIDTMGEWGMKYRKDLLQKGSEVVAEVIN, encoded by the coding sequence ATGAAAAAAGATAAAATTGAGATCTCAATAAAATGCCAAAACCACATCCGTGGCGTACGTGATACCATGTATCTGCTGGATGGGAAATGGAAAACGCTCATCATAAGCCATTTGTACTATATAGGAAAAATGCGGTTTATGGATCTGAAAAGACAGGTAGAAGGCATCGCGTCAAAAACCCTTTCCAAGGAATTAAAAGAACTGGAAATGAATAACCTGATCAAAAGAACCCAGAATAATACCATGCCCGTTTCCGTAGATTATGAACTGACCTGTTTTGGAGAAAGTCTCCATACGATTATTGATACGATGGGTGAGTGGGGGATGAAGTATAGGAAGGATTTGTTGCAGAAGGGGAGTGAGGTGGTTGCTGAAGTGATCAACTGA
- a CDS encoding VOC family protein has product MGLKILSMVWGVKDLDRAITFWCKALNYELKRDPDVDFAILVPKDGIGMQLSLKLTSSDEPKRHHIDLITENQEEEVKRLLNIGASQVEGWNYEPNADYVVLLDPEGNSFCVVQAS; this is encoded by the coding sequence ATGGGCTTAAAAATACTTTCAATGGTTTGGGGCGTAAAGGATCTTGATCGAGCCATCACATTTTGGTGTAAGGCATTAAATTATGAACTGAAACGAGATCCCGATGTTGATTTTGCAATTTTAGTACCCAAGGATGGTATAGGTATGCAATTGTCGTTGAAACTAACCAGTTCCGACGAACCAAAAAGGCATCATATTGATTTAATAACAGAGAATCAGGAGGAAGAGGTAAAACGTTTGCTTAACATTGGCGCTAGTCAAGTTGAAGGTTGGAATTATGAACCGAATGCTGACTATGTCGTATTGCTTGATCCTGAAGGAAATTCTTTTTGTGTCGTCCAGGCATCATAA
- a CDS encoding GNAT family N-acetyltransferase: MKLTFKLASQLDCDLLTKTAKTAKQHWGYSDELIEKWHDDLAVTPGSFIDRKIYKCYSADQFIGFYILKDKGIFTELNGLWILPEFHGNGFGREIMDHAKSEALQLGYSYMELYADPYADGFYQKIGGKIVGKIDTLIKDRYLNTYRFELE; this comes from the coding sequence ATGAAGTTAACGTTTAAACTTGCTTCTCAGCTGGATTGTGATTTATTAACGAAAACAGCTAAGACAGCCAAACAACATTGGGGATATTCAGATGAATTAATCGAGAAATGGCATGATGATTTGGCTGTTACTCCCGGCAGCTTTATTGATAGAAAAATATATAAATGCTATTCTGCTGATCAATTTATAGGGTTTTATATTCTAAAGGACAAAGGAATATTTACAGAATTAAACGGATTATGGATACTTCCTGAGTTCCATGGGAATGGTTTTGGAAGGGAAATTATGGATCATGCAAAATCAGAAGCGCTTCAATTAGGATATAGCTATATGGAGCTGTATGCTGATCCATATGCAGATGGTTTTTATCAAAAGATTGGTGGTAAAATAGTTGGAAAAATTGATACGCTGATTAAAGACAGATATTTAAATACATATCGCTTCGAATTAGAATAA
- a CDS encoding alkaline phosphatase family protein codes for MNLFKTSLFILLSFTGITGHAQKHSPQKKVVFIIVDGIAEDMLDKSEIPNLKKIKKDGALLKAYVGGEKGGYSETPTISAVGYNSLLTGTWVNKHHVFDNDIKDPNYSYPTIFRLFKDQYPGKKTAVFSTWEDNRTKLIGEGLAATGKIKMDFSYDGLEKDTLKFPHDKQSGYIRKIDSLVAGKAASYIKENAPDLSWVYLEFSDDMGHRHGDGDILYKAISFEDRLIGKIYDAVKEREAKHGEDWLFIVTTDHGRSASNGKGHGGQSDRERDTWIAINKPNINAYAKNNRVAITDILPTMTDFLGIKVPENVQQEMDGIDLLKNRAVSQLKASLLTDRTLEVTWKVVTPTKESAEVYVTTTNNFKTGGKDYYQLLGQADLSSGKFISKQKLDHSDIYKIVLKTKEGFLNTWITQQNK; via the coding sequence ATGAACCTTTTCAAAACTTCCCTTTTTATTCTTCTTTCTTTCACCGGTATTACCGGGCACGCACAGAAACATTCGCCGCAAAAAAAAGTAGTTTTTATTATTGTAGATGGTATCGCTGAAGATATGCTGGACAAATCTGAAATCCCCAATCTTAAAAAGATTAAAAAAGACGGTGCACTCCTGAAAGCGTATGTAGGAGGAGAAAAAGGAGGGTACAGTGAAACGCCCACGATTTCAGCAGTAGGATACAATAGTTTGCTGACAGGAACCTGGGTGAATAAGCATCATGTTTTTGATAACGATATTAAAGATCCTAATTATAGCTATCCAACCATTTTCAGGCTTTTTAAAGATCAGTATCCCGGCAAAAAGACAGCTGTATTTTCAACCTGGGAAGACAACCGTACGAAGCTGATCGGTGAAGGCCTGGCGGCCACAGGAAAGATAAAAATGGATTTTTCTTATGATGGGTTGGAAAAGGATACCTTGAAATTTCCACACGACAAACAAAGCGGATATATCCGTAAGATCGATAGCCTGGTGGCAGGAAAAGCAGCAAGCTATATTAAAGAAAATGCCCCTGATTTGTCTTGGGTATACCTGGAATTCTCTGATGATATGGGACATCGCCACGGAGATGGAGATATTTTGTATAAGGCAATCTCCTTCGAGGACAGGCTGATCGGAAAAATATATGATGCCGTAAAAGAACGTGAGGCAAAGCATGGAGAGGATTGGTTATTCATCGTTACAACGGATCATGGAAGATCTGCCAGTAACGGAAAAGGGCATGGCGGGCAAAGTGATAGAGAACGGGATACCTGGATTGCAATCAATAAACCCAATATTAACGCATATGCCAAAAATAATCGTGTTGCGATTACAGATATTCTTCCTACGATGACTGATTTTCTCGGTATCAAAGTACCTGAGAATGTTCAACAGGAAATGGACGGAATCGATTTGCTTAAAAACAGAGCGGTAAGCCAGCTGAAAGCCTCTTTGTTAACCGACAGAACATTGGAAGTAACATGGAAAGTGGTAACTCCCACGAAGGAATCTGCTGAGGTGTATGTGACCACTACCAATAATTTCAAAACCGGTGGTAAAGACTATTACCAGTTGTTGGGACAGGCAGATCTGAGCAGCGGTAAGTTTATCTCAAAACAAAAACTCGATCATTCCGATATCTACAAGATTGTTCTGAAAACCAAAGAAGGCTTTCTGAATACGTGGATCACTCAACAAAATAAATAA
- a CDS encoding SusC/RagA family TonB-linked outer membrane protein, whose translation MKLHLLIGLGLVTGLEVYGQNVQKIDGADTIKTHEKKIDEVVITALGIKKDKKTLGYAVQEVKGDVFEKAKEPNFINSLSGRVAGLNVKNSTDLFQDPGISLRGAKPLIVIDGVPDRTADLWRINADDIDNISVLKGPTASALYGSVGKDGAIMITTKKGKKGRMSISFNNSTMFQTSFIRIPKVQTTYGGGNNGKYAYIDGSGSGSEGGGWIWGPKLDQKDPTTPSGYYETPQYNSPIDPATGKPIPLPWISRGKNNIKNFFDTGVIQSNNLSVDWGSEKATFRLSLSNIYQKGIVPNTDLKTTSISLAGSVNPIEKLTINSTLTYNKEYTSNFPEVGYGPTNYLYNLVLWTGADVDVRDLRNYWVAGKEGYQQRHYNVSYYNNPYFQAYEYLRPYYKDNVMGNVNLEYQIIPKLSAKARVGTNVYALNREYREPKSYIGYGNKSLGNYTQINGNYFDITSELGLKYQNRFSENFSLTGEGYVSNFYREQKNSEIRTDGLVSPGWYNLFNSIGPLFAPKAGNRKEFEQINSVYGYVDMEIYKAFFLNMTARYDKVSTLPKGNNGYFYPSVSGSVLLNQLVTLPDWISFAKLRGSLAQVSNGKLANDTYGYISAFEKSDISWNGQSTFVFGDVLIDSNIKPETSNSWEVGTNISFLKNRINLDVAYYQTRDYNNLASIPLSEGVGYKTYLTNGNVFQRKGVEFTLNADVIKKSDFRWSTQLNLSHYRKYLKEAYGGKDYTTIYNAANGRNNFIRVGERADKLTAMPYETSPEGQLVLQNGYPVNSTAPFESNMGYSDPDWTYGLSNNFSYKNFSLSLLFDGRLGGTMYSTTNQKMWWGGIAPGTVNQYRDDANAGNNTYIAPGVRVVSGSITYDQNGNIKSDTRVFVPNDVAVNYNAYMQSTSNAFESNYHYYKQTFIKLREITVTYNFEKSFAEKLGVSSASVSLIGRNLWLASKIKNVDPDSGVDQLQTPATRSFGVNLNVKF comes from the coding sequence ATGAAATTACATCTTTTAATCGGCCTGGGCTTAGTCACAGGCCTGGAAGTCTATGGCCAGAACGTACAGAAAATAGATGGCGCCGATACCATAAAGACCCATGAGAAAAAGATCGATGAGGTTGTTATTACAGCACTTGGGATCAAAAAAGACAAAAAAACGTTGGGATATGCAGTACAGGAGGTGAAAGGCGATGTGTTTGAAAAAGCAAAGGAACCGAATTTCATCAATTCCCTTTCCGGAAGGGTAGCCGGATTGAATGTTAAGAACAGTACGGATCTTTTTCAGGATCCGGGAATCAGCCTGAGGGGTGCCAAGCCGCTTATTGTTATTGACGGTGTTCCAGACAGGACCGCTGATTTGTGGAGGATCAATGCGGATGATATCGATAATATCAGTGTATTGAAAGGGCCTACAGCTTCTGCTTTGTACGGATCAGTGGGAAAGGACGGAGCAATCATGATTACCACTAAAAAAGGTAAGAAAGGAAGAATGAGTATTTCATTTAATAATTCCACCATGTTTCAGACTTCTTTTATCCGTATTCCTAAAGTGCAGACAACATACGGGGGAGGAAATAACGGGAAATATGCCTATATAGACGGAAGTGGTTCCGGAAGTGAAGGTGGCGGATGGATCTGGGGTCCTAAGCTAGACCAGAAAGATCCTACAACACCCAGTGGATATTATGAAACTCCGCAATACAATAGTCCGATTGATCCTGCAACCGGAAAACCGATACCCTTACCATGGATTTCCCGCGGAAAGAATAATATTAAAAACTTCTTTGATACCGGCGTTATCCAGTCCAATAACCTGAGTGTGGACTGGGGAAGTGAAAAAGCAACTTTCAGACTTTCCCTTTCTAATATTTATCAGAAGGGAATCGTTCCGAATACCGATCTGAAAACTACGTCAATCAGTCTGGCAGGATCCGTAAATCCTATTGAAAAGCTTACGATTAATTCTACTTTAACCTATAATAAAGAATATACCTCCAACTTCCCGGAAGTAGGATACGGACCTACGAACTATCTTTATAATCTCGTATTATGGACCGGTGCCGATGTAGATGTAAGAGACCTGAGAAATTACTGGGTAGCCGGAAAAGAAGGATACCAGCAAAGGCATTACAATGTTTCTTACTACAACAATCCTTATTTTCAGGCGTATGAATACCTGAGGCCTTACTATAAGGATAATGTAATGGGAAATGTAAACCTGGAATACCAGATCATTCCCAAATTATCAGCTAAAGCCCGAGTGGGGACAAATGTGTATGCCCTGAACCGCGAATATAGAGAGCCTAAAAGCTATATAGGGTATGGAAATAAGTCATTAGGAAACTATACGCAGATTAACGGAAATTATTTTGATATTACTTCAGAACTGGGACTTAAATACCAGAACCGCTTTTCAGAAAACTTCTCATTAACCGGTGAAGGATATGTGTCTAATTTCTACAGGGAACAGAAAAATAGTGAGATCCGTACTGATGGATTGGTAAGCCCGGGATGGTATAATCTTTTTAACAGTATAGGACCGCTATTTGCTCCAAAAGCAGGAAACCGGAAAGAATTTGAACAGATCAACAGCGTATACGGGTACGTAGATATGGAAATTTACAAAGCATTTTTCCTGAATATGACTGCCCGATATGACAAAGTATCCACACTTCCGAAAGGAAATAACGGGTATTTCTATCCGTCTGTTTCCGGATCAGTATTGCTTAACCAACTGGTAACGCTTCCGGATTGGATCAGTTTTGCCAAACTTCGCGGATCATTGGCCCAGGTTTCCAATGGTAAGCTGGCCAACGATACGTATGGTTATATCTCTGCATTTGAAAAAAGTGATATCAGCTGGAACGGACAATCAACATTTGTTTTCGGGGACGTGTTGATCGACAGTAATATAAAGCCGGAAACATCGAACTCATGGGAGGTAGGAACGAACATTTCATTTCTAAAAAACAGAATTAATTTAGACGTTGCTTATTACCAAACCCGGGATTATAATAATCTGGCGAGTATTCCTCTGTCTGAGGGAGTAGGATATAAAACGTACCTAACCAACGGAAATGTATTTCAAAGAAAAGGGGTAGAGTTTACCCTGAATGCGGATGTCATTAAGAAATCGGATTTCAGATGGAGTACACAGCTGAATTTGAGCCACTACCGGAAGTATTTAAAAGAAGCTTATGGTGGTAAAGATTATACAACAATCTATAACGCTGCCAACGGAAGGAACAATTTCATCCGGGTAGGAGAGAGAGCTGATAAACTGACTGCCATGCCTTATGAAACTTCACCGGAAGGGCAATTGGTCCTTCAAAACGGATATCCCGTGAATTCCACAGCACCCTTTGAAAGCAATATGGGATATTCTGATCCGGACTGGACTTATGGTTTATCCAATAATTTCAGCTACAAGAACTTCTCACTTTCCTTATTATTTGATGGCCGACTTGGAGGAACCATGTATTCCACTACCAATCAGAAAATGTGGTGGGGAGGGATTGCGCCGGGAACAGTTAATCAGTATAGGGATGATGCCAATGCCGGAAACAATACTTATATAGCACCGGGTGTAAGAGTGGTAAGCGGTTCTATAACATATGACCAGAATGGTAATATAAAATCCGATACCCGCGTTTTTGTTCCCAATGATGTTGCTGTAAACTACAATGCTTATATGCAGAGTACCAGCAATGCTTTTGAAAGCAATTACCATTATTATAAGCAAACCTTTATCAAATTGAGAGAGATCACGGTTACTTATAATTTTGAAAAATCTTTTGCCGAAAAATTAGGAGTATCATCAGCGAGTGTTTCGTTAATCGGTAGAAACCTTTGGCTGGCTTCAAAGATTAAAAATGTAGATCCCGATTCTGGTGTCGACCAGCTTCAGACTCCTGCAACAAGAAGTTTTGGAGTTAATCTCAATGTAAAATTCTAA
- a CDS encoding SusD/RagB family nutrient-binding outer membrane lipoprotein — MKVAKIYIVLLTALIGLTGCSRVDDFHDDPNRSKSVDAENILPGIEVNAFSTIKAEAALASRQLTYINGVNAQQYYNWQRGSFGVYDNIKQVEKMVEEANKKGGKEYIALARFFKSYYFISLTETFGDIPYSEAINTANFYPKYDDQKSIYKNVLNELALANTELSNLNTPIRGDIIYNGDLLKWRKLINSYRLRILMDLSKKADDPDLNVKQTFANIINNPAQNPVMESSNDSGALPFYNLVNNRYPFFNSNDLQTAYYMEQSFVDKLRTSKDPRLFKMAEKKTSTVGTSPSDPFSFYDGLYGSGDLGQNSTKASNGLASRINPRYFNDPINEPSLLMGYAELQFVLAEAAVRGWINANANTYYLNAINASMTFYKISPTDVAAYLAQPTINLQPGKEIEQIMDQKHTALFFNTGWQIFYDQRRTGFPHFNTDGPGILNNGKIPKRWMYPSSEINNNNTNLNNAITKQYPAGDNINETMWLIK; from the coding sequence ATGAAAGTAGCTAAAATATATATAGTGTTGCTGACTGCTTTAATAGGACTTACGGGCTGCAGCAGGGTAGATGATTTCCATGATGATCCCAACCGTTCTAAAAGTGTAGATGCGGAAAACATCCTTCCGGGAATCGAAGTGAATGCATTCAGTACGATTAAGGCGGAAGCAGCTCTTGCATCTAGACAACTTACCTATATCAACGGAGTTAATGCGCAGCAGTATTACAACTGGCAAAGAGGATCATTTGGTGTTTATGACAACATCAAGCAGGTGGAAAAGATGGTGGAGGAAGCCAATAAAAAAGGAGGAAAGGAATATATTGCACTGGCCCGCTTCTTTAAATCTTATTATTTTATCTCCTTAACCGAGACATTTGGTGATATTCCTTATAGTGAGGCGATAAACACGGCTAATTTTTATCCGAAATATGATGACCAGAAAAGCATTTATAAAAACGTCCTTAATGAACTGGCATTAGCCAATACCGAGCTTTCCAATCTGAATACTCCGATCCGTGGGGACATAATCTATAATGGAGATTTGCTTAAGTGGAGAAAACTGATCAATTCCTACAGATTAAGGATCTTGATGGATCTTTCTAAAAAAGCAGATGATCCGGATCTGAATGTAAAACAGACTTTTGCCAATATTATCAATAATCCGGCCCAAAATCCTGTGATGGAATCCAGCAATGACAGTGGTGCATTACCGTTTTATAATCTTGTAAATAACCGGTATCCGTTTTTTAATAGTAATGATCTGCAGACGGCCTATTATATGGAGCAAAGTTTTGTAGATAAACTCAGGACTTCCAAAGATCCAAGGTTATTTAAAATGGCTGAAAAGAAAACAAGTACAGTTGGGACAAGTCCTTCAGATCCGTTTAGCTTTTATGACGGATTATATGGAAGTGGGGATCTGGGGCAGAATTCTACCAAAGCATCCAATGGTCTGGCATCAAGAATTAATCCGAGATATTTTAATGATCCGATCAATGAGCCTTCTTTATTAATGGGATATGCTGAACTCCAATTTGTTTTGGCCGAAGCGGCCGTAAGAGGCTGGATCAATGCAAACGCAAATACATACTACCTGAATGCCATTAATGCATCCATGACTTTCTATAAAATAAGTCCTACAGATGTAGCAGCTTATCTGGCTCAGCCAACCATTAATCTGCAGCCTGGAAAAGAGATCGAACAGATCATGGATCAGAAGCATACGGCCTTGTTTTTTAATACGGGGTGGCAAATATTCTATGATCAGAGAAGAACAGGTTTTCCTCACTTCAATACTGATGGTCCCGGAATTCTGAACAACGGCAAGATTCCTAAAAGATGGATGTATCCTTCTTCGGAAATCAATAATAACAATACCAATCTTAACAATGCTATCACCAAGCAGTATCCGGCTGGTGATAATATTAATGAGACCATGTGGCTGATTAAGTAA
- a CDS encoding VOC family protein gives MKLTSLRIITKDIKQSVQFYENAMGLTAQWYTEDFAELSTSSITLAIGSTRTMTLFSENLTASTGSKSSIIEFIVDNVDDEYERIKGITSEIVQEPTTMPWGNRSLLFCDPDGNLINFFTPVSPEAIKKFS, from the coding sequence ATGAAATTAACATCATTAAGAATTATCACAAAGGACATTAAGCAATCCGTGCAGTTTTATGAGAATGCAATGGGACTGACAGCTCAATGGTATACAGAAGATTTTGCAGAGCTCTCTACAAGTTCTATCACTTTAGCTATAGGAAGCACACGCACCATGACGCTCTTCAGTGAAAACCTCACAGCATCTACCGGAAGCAAAAGCAGCATAATAGAATTTATTGTCGACAATGTAGACGATGAATATGAGAGAATTAAAGGAATTACAAGCGAAATTGTCCAGGAGCCCACCACCATGCCGTGGGGTAACCGGTCACTTTTATTCTGTGATCCGGACGGAAATCTGATCAATTTTTTCACACCTGTTTCTCCGGAAGCAATTAAAAAGTTCAGCTAA
- a CDS encoding helix-turn-helix transcriptional regulator: protein MQNIPIHQLQEKTDHSFLISRFGPEQISRKHSRDLGAHRDDHYIFFMMLKGSGSTIVDFENKIIREKQLYYILPEQIHYRIQSRKAEGWYIAVDPSLVDPSCRNTFESWLGFQEPIDLRPEDAEDMDQLLNILHRKTDHSSGDKLNLNIAYSLLRSFFEMAADVVRIRENSDANSRTAELSFQFKNLLNKHIRKYKSPSDYAKMLHISESYLNECLKKYTGSPVSFWIRYNIILEAKRLLYFSDLNVKQIANDLGFEDHSYFSRFFSKETGMTALNFRKKFRD, encoded by the coding sequence ATGCAAAATATTCCCATCCATCAATTACAGGAAAAAACTGATCATAGTTTTTTAATTTCACGATTTGGCCCTGAGCAGATCAGTCGGAAGCATTCCAGAGATCTTGGGGCACACCGTGACGATCATTATATATTTTTTATGATGTTGAAAGGCTCCGGATCTACAATTGTAGACTTTGAAAATAAAATTATCCGTGAAAAACAGCTGTACTACATTTTACCGGAACAGATTCATTACCGGATTCAGTCGAGAAAAGCTGAAGGATGGTATATCGCTGTAGATCCTTCATTGGTGGACCCATCATGCCGGAATACTTTTGAAAGCTGGCTGGGCTTTCAGGAACCTATTGATCTTCGTCCGGAAGATGCGGAAGATATGGATCAGCTATTGAATATTTTACATAGAAAAACAGATCATTCTTCCGGGGATAAACTCAATTTAAATATAGCTTACTCATTACTGCGTTCCTTTTTTGAAATGGCAGCAGATGTTGTTCGTATCCGGGAGAATTCTGATGCCAATTCAAGAACCGCTGAACTGTCCTTTCAATTCAAAAATCTTCTTAACAAACATATCAGGAAATATAAAAGTCCTTCCGATTACGCAAAAATGCTCCATATTTCAGAATCATACCTGAATGAATGCCTGAAAAAATATACGGGTTCCCCTGTTTCATTCTGGATCAGGTACAATATAATTCTTGAAGCTAAACGGCTTTTATACTTCAGTGACCTCAATGTAAAACAGATTGCAAATGACCTGGGCTTCGAAGATCATTCCTATTTTTCACGCTTTTTCTCTAAAGAAACGGGAATGACAGCCCTTAATTTCCGTAAAAAATTCAGAGATTAA
- a CDS encoding amidohydrolase family protein encodes MRIVTIEEHVSFPEMSHFLPDGITDKKQPSGPAMRLMPMLSDISGQRLESMDQSGISMQVLSVENTDVNLLDQSSAPAFASQYNDLLAERIKDHPDRFAAFAHLPMVAPSAAADELERTVKTYGFRGAMIRGLTCGEFLDAPKFAPVFERAEKLGVPLYIHPGIPPKPVMDAYYSNIGTTSGSFDALACWGWGWHSETAIHVLRLLIAGVFDDYPKLKIIIGHMGEMLPIMWDRSNKAFQPGNGGRNQRTMADTFREQLYITTSGFFTQPPLQIALDTIGIDHIILSVDYPFSDNQMGIDFLHGINLPAEQIAKIAHGNADRILGL; translated from the coding sequence ATGAGAATAGTAACAATAGAGGAACACGTGTCCTTTCCTGAAATGTCCCACTTTCTTCCTGACGGTATAACGGATAAAAAGCAGCCATCGGGTCCGGCAATGAGACTGATGCCTATGTTGTCGGATATTTCCGGACAACGACTGGAATCGATGGATCAATCGGGTATATCCATGCAGGTCCTTTCTGTAGAAAATACCGATGTCAATTTACTGGATCAGTCATCTGCTCCTGCATTTGCTTCGCAATATAATGATTTGCTGGCGGAGAGAATAAAAGATCATCCTGACAGGTTTGCGGCATTTGCCCATCTTCCGATGGTGGCTCCCTCTGCTGCGGCTGATGAGCTTGAACGCACCGTAAAGACTTATGGTTTCCGCGGTGCTATGATCCGCGGACTTACCTGTGGAGAATTCCTGGACGCTCCTAAATTTGCACCTGTTTTTGAAAGAGCTGAAAAGTTAGGAGTTCCCCTATATATACACCCCGGAATCCCACCAAAACCTGTCATGGATGCTTACTACAGCAATATAGGCACAACCTCCGGTTCTTTTGATGCTCTTGCCTGCTGGGGATGGGGATGGCACTCAGAAACAGCTATTCATGTACTGCGACTTCTGATAGCCGGAGTTTTTGATGATTATCCCAAACTGAAAATAATCATAGGCCATATGGGCGAAATGTTGCCGATCATGTGGGACAGGTCCAATAAGGCTTTTCAGCCGGGTAATGGAGGCCGTAATCAAAGAACAATGGCTGATACATTCAGAGAGCAGCTTTATATAACAACGAGTGGTTTCTTCACCCAACCTCCTTTGCAAATAGCATTGGATACGATAGGCATAGATCATATTATTCTATCGGTAGATTATCCTTTTAGTGATAATCAGATGGGTATTGATTTCTTACACGGCATAAATCTTCCAGCTGAACAGATCGCAAAGATTGCCCATGGAAATGCAGACCGCATCCTGGGACTTTAA
- a CDS encoding Crp/Fnr family transcriptional regulator produces MKENPLLKNISRYVTLTEEETEIFKSFWTEKILEKGDYLLRNGDVCRYDNYVVSGLVKAFYINSENGNEEILYFSIDDWWASDIDSFSKQKTSIYNIQALEKTKVLQINYHSFQNLLRAIPQLERYFRLILESYLGVLQKRLIYHNVYDAEYRYFDFLERYPDIASRVPQYLIASYLGVSAEFISRLRKKNKSS; encoded by the coding sequence ATGAAGGAAAACCCTTTACTGAAAAATATTTCCAGATATGTTACTTTAACAGAGGAAGAGACTGAAATTTTTAAGAGTTTCTGGACAGAGAAAATTTTGGAAAAGGGAGATTATCTTTTGAGAAACGGGGATGTCTGCCGGTATGATAATTATGTGGTTTCTGGTCTCGTGAAAGCATTTTATATCAATTCCGAGAATGGTAATGAAGAAATTCTTTATTTCTCTATTGACGATTGGTGGGCCAGTGATATCGATAGTTTTTCTAAACAGAAAACTTCTATTTACAATATCCAGGCTCTTGAAAAAACCAAGGTCTTACAGATCAATTACCATTCATTTCAAAATCTGTTGCGGGCTATTCCACAACTTGAGCGTTATTTCCGGCTTATCCTTGAAAGTTACCTGGGGGTCCTGCAAAAAAGACTGATCTACCATAATGTATATGATGCAGAATACAGGTATTTTGATTTTCTTGAAAGATATCCTGATATCGCTTCCAGGGTTCCGCAGTATCTGATTGCTTCCTATCTGGGAGTGTCGGCAGAATTTATTAGCAGACTGCGAAAAAAAAATAAATCCTCTTGA